The following proteins are co-located in the Streptomyces sp. DT2A-34 genome:
- a CDS encoding oxidoreductase — MTEGAGLRDGDLPDDLPNDLTAAELGMWQAFRNGSVYDLSSGDTVVDDPHGGHPWGEERTVRARIICWLLLDGPPALAGRVSSLKLVGVRISDTMDLAGGTVVPYVEMRGCRFDQEIRLPEARFTTVRLVDCAVPRLEAARVHTEGDLHLPRCRFQGGIRLTDAQIGTDLLLNQAIVYRDRSGRSIAADGISVGQDLQAEMLESHGEMSLRGANIGVSLSLRGARLVNPYTRLALNAPQLTVGRTLYLTPAGVGSPLLSGRTPARGTRIQRFACQGGVRLDDGRFGDAVDLERARFTFSDEQELSLRRIQTPELRFLGERPERGRVVLSGARVVNLMDRADAWPGPGLLHMGGFSYENLVPRGPFPLERRLEWVAAATAEYNPEPYELLASVLRNGGEDEDAREVLLAKQRRRRETLPPAAKLWGYAQDWMVAYGYRPGRAAVWMAVVWAASSVAFAYADPPPLKGGEHPTWSPALFALDLLLPVIDLGQAGFWQLSGAWQWLAAAMILLGWILATTVAAGATRTLRRS; from the coding sequence GTGACCGAAGGTGCCGGCCTCCGTGACGGAGACCTGCCGGACGACCTGCCGAACGACCTGACCGCCGCCGAACTCGGCATGTGGCAGGCCTTCCGCAACGGCAGCGTGTACGACCTGAGCAGCGGCGACACGGTCGTCGACGACCCGCACGGCGGGCATCCGTGGGGAGAGGAGCGGACCGTACGCGCGCGGATCATCTGCTGGCTGCTGCTGGACGGGCCCCCCGCCCTCGCGGGCCGGGTGTCGTCGCTGAAGCTCGTCGGCGTGCGGATCAGCGACACGATGGACCTCGCGGGCGGCACGGTGGTGCCGTACGTGGAGATGCGCGGCTGCCGCTTCGACCAGGAGATCCGGCTGCCGGAGGCGCGTTTCACGACCGTGCGACTGGTGGACTGCGCGGTGCCGCGCCTGGAGGCGGCCCGGGTGCACACCGAGGGTGATCTGCACCTGCCGCGCTGCCGCTTCCAGGGCGGCATCCGGCTCACCGACGCGCAGATCGGCACGGATCTGCTGCTCAACCAGGCCATCGTCTACCGCGACCGCAGCGGCCGCTCGATCGCCGCGGACGGCATCAGCGTCGGCCAGGACCTCCAGGCCGAGATGCTGGAGTCGCACGGTGAGATGAGCCTGCGCGGCGCCAACATCGGCGTGTCGCTGAGCCTGCGGGGCGCCCGGCTGGTCAACCCGTACACGCGGCTCGCGCTGAACGCCCCCCAGCTCACCGTCGGGCGCACCCTGTACCTGACTCCGGCGGGCGTCGGCAGTCCGCTGCTGAGCGGCCGTACACCCGCGCGCGGGACGCGCATCCAGCGCTTCGCGTGCCAGGGCGGGGTGCGGCTGGACGACGGGCGGTTCGGGGACGCGGTCGACCTGGAGCGGGCCCGGTTCACCTTCTCGGACGAGCAGGAGCTGTCCCTGCGCCGCATCCAGACGCCCGAGCTGCGCTTCCTCGGGGAGCGGCCGGAGCGCGGCCGGGTGGTGCTGTCCGGGGCACGGGTCGTCAACCTGATGGACCGGGCGGACGCCTGGCCGGGCCCGGGTCTGCTGCACATGGGTGGCTTCAGCTACGAGAACCTCGTGCCGCGCGGCCCGTTCCCGCTGGAGAGACGGCTGGAGTGGGTGGCCGCCGCGACCGCCGAGTACAACCCGGAGCCGTACGAACTGCTGGCCTCCGTGCTGCGCAACGGCGGTGAGGACGAGGACGCGCGCGAGGTGCTGCTCGCCAAGCAGCGCCGGCGCCGCGAGACGCTGCCCCCCGCGGCCAAGCTGTGGGGGTACGCGCAGGACTGGATGGTCGCCTACGGCTATCGGCCGGGCCGCGCCGCCGTGTGGATGGCGGTGGTGTGGGCGGCGAGTTCGGTGGCCTTCGCGTACGCCGATCCTCCACCGCTCAAGGGCGGCGAGCATCCGACCTGGAGCCCGGCCCTGTTCGCCCTGGACCTGCTGCTGCCGGTCATCGACCTGGGCCAGGCCGGGTTCTGGCAGCTGAGCGGCGCCTGGCAGTGGCTGGCCGCGGCGATGATCCTGCTGGGGTGGATCCTGGCCACGACGGTGGCGGCGGGGGCGACACGCACGCTGCGGCGGAGCTGA